Within Oreochromis niloticus isolate F11D_XX linkage group LG2, O_niloticus_UMD_NMBU, whole genome shotgun sequence, the genomic segment TCCCATTCAAGGTAGATGTTTATAGCGAGGACACTTCATTTCAAGCCTCTCTGCTCTGGTATATTCAGGTAGCGTGAATTATAAACAGCAAATAGCTCATAAAAATGGTCATTGGGACCCCTGGTGGTGCTACTGCTTACAGTGACGACAATGATAAAAGGCAGCGAGTATACATAAAGTACCTGTGAGATAGGTGGGCTCATTTCTGTGTAGCAGTCTATAAAAGAAGGTGATTTATGCTCATGCCAGTAGTTATGAGAGGACTGCTTGTCTAAGGTGTGGTAATGTGTTTATCCTTGTTATACTGGAACAAATATCTAATATGGGGGATAGATCATGTTGGTGTCAGGTGCGTGATTTAACATAGTCTATACTTATCCATTTTTTTGCAGACataactgctgtcatcatcGTTATCATCACAGAGGATAACTTTGTTAACACGCTGCTTCTTATTAGAGCAGGTCCAGGGTGCGtggttaatgaaaaaaaaaaagagtggatGGCACACGTATGCTCTTGAACTTTAGCTAAGTTTATGTAAAAGAAGCTCAAGGATACCTCACAAGGAGCTGATTCAATTACTGAGGGCCAGATTTAGTCTGTCAAATCAGTGACAGATGCATATTATTCCTTTTTACTGGGGGGAATGATCGTGTTGGCTTTACACTCTGTGCCAGGAAAAACTGCATGCCGACTCAGTTCTATAGGACAGCTTTACAAGTGACTGATTTATGGATAATTATTATGATTGGCACATGATTACATCAAATAATGTAGCTGTCTGGATTCATcaccttaataaatgaaaaaacagtcaTGGCTGAGCTAGCTGTCTGAGAAACGTCCTGCAGGGATTTTAAATATCTTCCATCAGAGTAACATGCATTCGGTGAATAATCTACCAGATGTGTCACCATAACAACAAAGAGACTCTGACTACAGGTTTTATAGAGCTAAAAAAGGGCAAAAGATGCAGCTTTGATTTTCCTCTCGTGGACTTTGAAGAGTGATGTGTTCACTATACTTTAAATGGGAACATTTAATTGTATAGTATGTTTATAGAGGGCAgtgaaaaaatgtgatttttctgGGGTTAGTTTTAGATTGTAAAAATGGTCTATTAAGGGTTTGTGCTGCAGTTCTGCACAAATTAAGTACAGAGAGAAACCAAAGGCATGCTGGAAGCACAGGCAGGGAGTTTTCTCAGTGGTGGAGGAATGCTCAGGGAGGGACTGCTGCAGAAGGCAGAGGAAATAGCTCTGCTGCCTAAAAGGGAGCTCTCAAGCTCAGAAAACAAACtatcatttattttataattCCAGTAATCAGCAAACCTACGAAATCAAGGTAAGACACCGACTCGCTGTAATTTCCCTATTTTGCAGCTTTCGGCATTGACCTTGATCTTTTTTTggtgttgtttgttttaattttcattaacTTTAGTAAAGCAGCTGTTGACATGTTTATTTCAAATGCTTCTCCGCCTACGTCCCCTGGCTCATTGCCTACAGCTCTGGTCTGCTGAGTCAAATGTCCACAAggtctttttttcccttgctAGATTGGTTGAAATCAAAAGTactctgaaataaaaaaaaaggaaaaaaaaagcaatcaaAACCACATGGTGCCAAAACAGTTATGTGGGTTTTAAAGAGAATATTTCTATCCCACACTTGTTAAAAATCGCCCTTTCTGGTTCTGTCTATTTGTACATGAAAACAGTTTGGTAAACTTTAATTACATGCCAGGGAGTTGTCTCTGCATAGCAGCACGTTGCCAAGTCTACAGAGGTCTTACTCcctttattatttaatataGACAAGAAGGCAAAACgcctttgtctttttcttttagttgAACTTCCCTTCTTGTGTTTTCTCCTGTGTGTTTTGCTTTAGATCTGACCAGGAGTGCCAGTTTGTCAGAGAAGGAGCTAAAGGAGGCTCGCGTCAAGAGTCAGATCATTGCTGCTCAGCTCACCGTCCCTTCCAACTCCAAGTCCAGGGGTGTGCAGCTCTTTAATCGGCGTAAGCAGAGAGTCAACGCCTTCACACTTGAGAGCTGTGGAGAAAGGTCAGACGAGGACAGAGCTGAGAATGTGAAAACAAACCCCCCATCCAACAAACTGACATGGGCAGAGAGGAGCAGTGAGGAAAAGGACAGAGATCTAAACTTAAAGAACACGACCGCTGACAAGTCGGTCTTCTCGACACCTGCAAGAGTACGCTCAGTGGGAGATATCATGGATGAGCCGGCTAAGGATTTCCACAAAGAAGAAGACACTGATGACAGTGTTGTACAAGAGAGACACTTCCTCCCTGtcaaggaggagcaagaggaagAGGCACGACATCAATTTCATGAGGATCTAGAGGATGAGGCCGAGCGTGAGACTCCGCCAGGGAGTAAAACCACTGATGTGATAGTGTCAGTACATGCTGAAGGAGAAGCAGAGATAAATGGGAGGCAAACAGGGCCAGATCCTGCTGGAAAGCTTCCTAATGGCTGTCATGGTGCCTCTGGTCCTGAGAAGGTGTCTGTGCCCACATCTAAGCGGGCAAGCTCCTTCATCAATAGAACTGCCAGACCTTTCTTCTCTCCGCCCACAGTGCAGTCTCCGGAGATCGTCAAGCCTGTCATGGAcatcccccctcctccttcctaCTCCACACCTCCTCTCCCTGCTTTTACTGTCCCCCAGCCTGTGGTGGCCTCACCTGCTCCTCCGCCTCCGTCATATCCCACACCACCTCTACCAGCTTTTACAAACCAGCCCCCACAGACTTACTACTCCAGTCCACCTCCACTGTCTCCTGTCATGTCTCCTTCTTCTCCTCCGCCATCCCATTTCTCTGCTTCCCAGTATTCACAAATGCCCCATTATGGCCCTCCCACAGCCCCAAAACCCTCCACTTTTGTTCCTAAGCCATCTGGGGAGACGAAGATGACAACACCAATCAAAACAGGAATACTTGAGGAGGGTGCTGCCAGGAGGGCAAATAAAAAGTCAATGTTCACATTCAAAGAGAAACCGGTGGTTGCTCCAAACCCCGAGCTACTTTCTCTAGTGCAAGGGGCGGATGAAAGAAAGAAGCATGGACACAAATCTGTCCCTGAGCCAGGATCTGAAGAAGAGTTACTGGCTCTGGGTGCAGAAGCCTCCAACTTCCTCGCCAAGGAAGAGGACAGGACAGAGGGAGCAAGAGCTCCAGAATGGGCCTCCTGTCTCAAGAGCTCAAGGACCCGACCGAGGGCACAGCACCAACCGGAGCAGTCGCTTACAAATGTGTCCGGAAAAGGTGCTGAACTGTTTGCTAAGCGTCAGTCCAGGATGGAAAAATATGTGGTTGAGAATCAGAACGCAGGCCAAATTAGATCTCCTTCTCCCACAATGTCTCTGCCACCATCTTGGGTTTACCCATCAAACATGCCTGGTAGGGTCAAAGCTATCGCTAAAAACTCTGACATGTGCACTCAACTTTCACAAAATCTCAAGGCGCAACAAGCAGTCAAGCAGAAACCAATGAAAAAACCTCCACCACCAGAGGCAGTTCCAGAGCCGCCACCTTTGGAAAATGGTTGCTCCAAGATAGAGATGGATCTGTCGAGACACCGGCCATACCAGCTTAACTCTTCTCTCTTCATCATTAACCCAGTCAAGGACCCCATCAGTACCCTACCCAAAGGAGCACCACAGGCCAGGAACCAGCTCTCCACTCCAACTTTCTCCAGACAGACTTCCCTCCCTAACAATCCTCCCTTTAACTTTAGTGCCCAATGCATGTCTCCTCAAATACCTCTCAGCCCTCCAGGAGGACCAGATTATCCTTCAAATCCGACATCTGATCAGCCGAGGATCAGCTCTCCGATGCCTGCTTTTTCTCCAGACAGGGTGTCCTCTCCCCGGTCATCAGTACAGGCACCAAGGCCCACATTTTCTGCCAAAAAGGCAGGGATTGCACCGCAGGTGTGGAGACCCTCTTTGTACCGTTTTTAGAAAATGTgttgaaagaaaatgtttttttttagatactAAACACATGATTGCAGAAGTGATTTTAATAGGGCTAAAACTTACGATTCATTACACTGCCTGTTTAACGTGtgccttcttctttttcttgtgcCTCTTATTACTATCATCCCACACATTATAGAGAATTTATGTGTCTCTTAGACATTATGTAACATCTTCATCAAACTACTGACAGATTAACAGTTTTAGCCATGGCTATCTGTATCTTATCTTCTGTTCAGTGCatattatttgtcttttttgtcagtaaaaaaacccaaagattGGTAATTATCCTCCGAAAATGTAAAATGTGCCTCAGCGTAATGAAAATCGACTGCCATTCCCAAAGCCGCGAAGCACATCAGCACTCAAGAACGTCCATTTtcagcacattttaaaatatgatgAGAAACAGCCTCACACTTTTTCCACTGGGCACCCGGGTGATGCTGTTCACAAAGCACTTTAACAGATGGTCTAGCATCTGCTTTATGATCTACGATTTGCAATTTAATGCTGTTCACTGACATGAAAGTTGCAGCAAGAGAACTCCTTTTATGTCTTTATGCCTTCATTTTAATTTACTCTGCTTTTCAGCATGCTCTACTTAACTATATGGTGTGTGCCTGAATTCTTTGGTGTTTCAAATCTGCctgctatatatatatttttgtttttcatgactTGAAGCAGTAATTCCGTCATCAAACGCTGTTGTTTCAGAGCACAGGGACTGTGTCTGTTTCATTTCACAAACCTTGATTCGCTGCTCTTTTCTGTCTGTTCTATCCGATTGTTTTATGTCCGACTGAACCTTTTCTTCCTCTGATTAAAGCTTTATGCTAACACTCTACACGGATTcctttctgacttttttttcctcatttcctGACTTCACTGGCTTTTTCCAATGTTAATTGTTTGTCACTTTCACTTCTTTGCCTTTTAAGCAATCACTGGAAACACAGTAATAAAATTTATACCTCCTTGAAGTACACAGATAGCTTGCGGCAGGGGGGGCAGATCTATTTTGTTACACAGCGTGTGACATTTAAAGTTCTGGGGAAAAAAACGAAGCTTTCCATTAcaagatgtttttttccctccataaCAATTTGAGTTATGCGTGTTCATGTTAAGGCCTGAACTCTGCGCTGGCTGGCCTTGAGGGGGTCAGATTTagacaaatgctatgactcctGACCTGGGCCTTATTTTCTTTCAAAGTAGCCTTGAACATTTGAAATACGACCATTAACATTCGTCTTACTAGACCATAACTTCTTGAGAAGGTGATCCTAGCAGgtcagtttcatcatatcataCTGAGTGGGAGTATTCCCTAATTAGAATAGACATAAGATGGATGCGAGCCTTGCTTCTGTCAGGTAACTTCATATCTCTGCAAAGGTTATCCTCTACGGGAAAGCCAGATGACAGTAACCTGAGAGAGACACTTAAGACAGGGCCAGTGTGTGC encodes:
- the synpo gene encoding synaptopodin isoform X1, which produces MEMEKGHTSIRRGVSWSPGGLRKPFQLTQDMQTRGTDYNASWEKTGFNKEHMSRKTNLTRSASLSEKELKEARVKSQIIAAQLTVPSNSKSRGVQLFNRRKQRVNAFTLESCGERSDEDRAENVKTNPPSNKLTWAERSSEEKDRDLNLKNTTADKSVFSTPARVRSVGDIMDEPAKDFHKEEDTDDSVVQERHFLPVKEEQEEEARHQFHEDLEDEAERETPPGSKTTDVIVSVHAEGEAEINGRQTGPDPAGKLPNGCHGASGPEKVSVPTSKRASSFINRTARPFFSPPTVQSPEIVKPVMDIPPPPSYSTPPLPAFTVPQPVVASPAPPPPSYPTPPLPAFTNQPPQTYYSSPPPLSPVMSPSSPPPSHFSASQYSQMPHYGPPTAPKPSTFVPKPSGETKMTTPIKTGILEEGAARRANKKSMFTFKEKPVVAPNPELLSLVQGADERKKHGHKSVPEPGSEEELLALGAEASNFLAKEEDRTEGARAPEWASCLKSSRTRPRAQHQPEQSLTNVSGKGAELFAKRQSRMEKYVVENQNAGQIRSPSPTMSLPPSWVYPSNMPGRVKAIAKNSDMCTQLSQNLKAQQAVKQKPMKKPPPPEAVPEPPPLENGCSKIEMDLSRHRPYQLNSSLFIINPVKDPISTLPKGAPQARNQLSTPTFSRQTSLPNNPPFNFSAQCMSPQIPLSPPGGPDYPSNPTSDQPRISSPMPAFSPDRVSSPRSSVQAPRPTFSAKKAGIAPQTSKESSPAEVPSETPTPTRTPNLTGSPGGPAAGSWTSSLQTSPPPLTSSIRSVTSPVSFRNNSRCQSPMSTQNILFSTVTSTSTSRPSQTSTATFPRSPPWGSRCQSPVVSQSAIISPIPASQTSTSPSPLSPPWGVRCQSPMGTQNNKPSTGSSFSASKPPQSSTATSPHTPPWASRCQSPVVNTQPSTSSSVPTSRPSKTNVSTPPPWGSRCQSPLVSQKVQSSSVLVSTSRPSQSSTVTSPVSPPWGSRSQSPSHFQTSFSLSTTKPLYTSSVTSPVSLPKDSRCMSPTVNNLDSKANHRLLAKNIINAAKRKNSPSPGALSGHSLPISSLGYDGQKPPVNLFQSRSLGAQSPTFTSPPPTPTQRICSPVRLYNTRSLTDSDASVESEDSGLRSPGLHSYNTCPRGWGGSLRVKRSTISTDL
- the synpo gene encoding synaptopodin isoform X2: MEMEKGHTSIRRGVSWSPGGLRKPFQLTQDMQTRGTDYNASWEKTGFNKEHMSRKTNLTRSASLSEKELKEARVKSQIIAAQLTVPSNSKSRGVQLFNRRKQRVNAFTLESCGERSDEDRAENVKTNPPSNKLTWAERSSEEKDRDLNLKNTTADKSVFSTPARVRSVGDIMDEPAKDFHKEEDTDDSVVQERHFLPVKEEQEEEARHQFHEDLEDEAERETPPGSKTTDVIVSVHAEGEAEINGRQTGPDPAGKLPNGCHGASGPEKVSVPTSKRASSFINRTARPFFSPPTVQSPEIVKPVMDIPPPPSYSTPPLPAFTVPQPVVASPAPPPPSYPTPPLPAFTNQPPQTYYSSPPPLSPVMSPSSPPPSHFSASQYSQMPHYGPPTAPKPSTFVPKPSGETKMTTPIKTGILEEGAARRANKKSMFTFKEKPVVAPNPELLSLVQGADERKKHGHKSVPEPGSEEELLALGAEASNFLAKEEDRTEGARAPEWASCLKSSRTRPRAQHQPEQSLTNVSGKGAELFAKRQSRMEKYVVENQNAGQIRSPSPTMSLPPSWVYPSNMPGRVKAIAKNSDMCTQLSQNLKAQQAVKQKPMKKPPPPEAVPEPPPLENGCSKIEMDLSRHRPYQLNSSLFIINPVKDPISTLPKGAPQARNQLSTPTFSRQTSLPNNPPFNFSAQCMSPQIPLSPPGGPDYPSNPTSDQPRISSPMPAFSPDRVSSPRSSVQAPRPTFSAKKAGIAPQVWRPSLYRF